CCGACCTTCACCTGGCGGACGCCGGCACCGACGCCGCGCGCCTCGCCCCAGGCCAGCCGCTTGGCCACCTGCGCCGTCGCCGGGATGAGGATGCCGCCGGTGGACCGCCGCTCGCCGTCCTCCCGCCGCAGCGCGACCAGGACGCGGTCGTGCAGCATCTTGATCGGCAGCCCGCTGCCCTTGCCCTCAGCCACGATTGCGCACGTTACGCGGACCGGCGTGACCGCCTTTATCGCGATATGGGCGGTCAGGACCAGCCGAGCTCGTGCAGCCGGTCGTCGTCGATGCCGAAGTGGTGCGCGATCTCGTGCACGACGGTGACCGTCACCTCCTCGACGACCTCCTCGGCGGTCGAGCAGATGTCGCAGATGGCCTCGCGGTAGACCATGATCCGGTCCGGCAGCGCGCCGCCGTACTCCCAGCCGCGCTCGGTCAGCGCGTACCCCTCGTAGAGGCCGAGCAGGTCCGGCTCGTCGGCGTTGCGGTCCTCCACCAGGACGACGACGTTGTCCATCAGCGCCATCAGCTCCGGCGGGACCTGGTCCAGGGCGTCGGCGACCAGGCCCTCGAAGACCGGGAGGGGGAGCGGCCTCACCAGGAGGTGGGCAGCGGCCGGCCCTCCTCGTAGCCGGCCGCGCTCTGCACCCCCACCACGGCGCGCTCGTGGAACTCGTCGACGGTGCGGGCACCGGCGTAGGTGAACGAGGAG
This window of the Geodermatophilus sp. DSM 44513 genome carries:
- a CDS encoding metallopeptidase family protein, producing the protein MRPLPLPVFEGLVADALDQVPPELMALMDNVVVLVEDRNADEPDLLGLYEGYALTERGWEYGGALPDRIMVYREAICDICSTAEEVVEEVTVTVVHEIAHHFGIDDDRLHELGWS
- a CDS encoding co-chaperone GroES yields the protein MAEGKGSGLPIKMLHDRVLVALRREDGERRSTGGILIPATAQVAKRLAWGEARGVGAGVRQVKVGDQVLFSPEDQHEVEVHGEELIILRERDVHAVAAERIEESTGLYL